From a single Vibrio toranzoniae genomic region:
- a CDS encoding MDR family oxidoreductase yields MFKALVLNQEDKKTIASVSQIDESQLPEGNVKVDVSYSSLNYKDGLAITGKGRIVRNFPMVPGIDLSGVVSQSDDPRYKAGDEVVLTGWGVGEGHWGGMAEKASLNGDWLVPMPKSLDAKKVMAIGTAGFTAMLCVQAIVDAGIKPEDGEILVTGASGGVGSVSITLLNQLGYKVAAVTGRASANGELLKSLGATRIVERAELEEPAKPLEKQQWAGAIDTVGSKVLAKVLAQIDYNGAVAMCGLAGGFDLPTTVMPFILRNVRLQGVDSVMCPREKRIKAWEQLAELLPESFYAQATKEVSLDGAIQAAEDITNGQITGRVVIKL; encoded by the coding sequence ATGTTTAAAGCACTTGTACTAAACCAAGAAGACAAAAAAACTATCGCATCAGTTTCTCAGATTGATGAGTCTCAATTACCAGAAGGTAATGTGAAGGTTGATGTGAGTTACTCTTCTTTAAACTACAAAGATGGTTTGGCGATTACAGGTAAAGGGCGCATTGTTCGCAACTTCCCTATGGTTCCAGGTATCGACCTTTCTGGTGTGGTTTCACAATCTGATGACCCTCGCTACAAAGCAGGCGACGAAGTTGTTTTAACGGGTTGGGGTGTTGGTGAAGGTCACTGGGGCGGCATGGCTGAGAAAGCAAGCCTAAACGGTGATTGGTTAGTGCCTATGCCTAAAAGCCTAGACGCTAAGAAAGTCATGGCGATCGGTACAGCTGGCTTCACCGCCATGCTTTGTGTGCAAGCTATCGTCGATGCAGGCATCAAACCAGAAGACGGTGAAATCCTAGTCACTGGCGCAAGTGGCGGCGTAGGCAGTGTGTCTATCACTCTACTAAACCAACTGGGTTATAAAGTGGCAGCGGTTACTGGCCGTGCATCTGCAAACGGTGAGCTATTAAAATCACTAGGCGCGACACGTATTGTAGAGCGTGCTGAACTAGAAGAACCAGCAAAACCACTAGAGAAACAACAGTGGGCCGGTGCTATCGATACGGTAGGCAGCAAAGTACTTGCTAAAGTATTGGCGCAAATTGATTACAACGGCGCGGTTGCGATGTGTGGTCTAGCTGGCGGCTTTGACTTACCAACCACGGTAATGCCATTCATTCTGCGTAACGTTCGCCTACAAGGTGTGGACTCGGTGATGTGCCCTCGTGAAAAACGTATTAAAGCGTGGGAACAACTGGCTGAACTACTACCAGAATCTTTCTATGCTCAAGCAACCAAAGAAGTGTCTTTGGATGGTGCCATTCAAGCGGCAGAAGACATCACTAACGGTCAAATCACTGGTCGTGTAGTTATCAAGCTGTAA
- the fadA gene encoding acetyl-CoA C-acyltransferase FadA gives MNNVVVVDCLRTPMGRSKGGAFRHTRAEDLSAHLMKGILERNPEVNPVEIEDIYWGCVQQTLEQGFNVARNAALLAGLPIEIGAVTVNRLCGSSMQALHDATRSIMVGDAEICLIGGVEHMGHVPMNHGVDFHPGMSKHVAKAAGMMGLTAEMLGKMHGISREDQDAFAARSHARAQAATVEGRFKNEILPTEAHAADGSLFTLDYDEVIRPETTVEGLSQLRPVFDPANGTVTAGTSSALSDGASAMLIMSEEKANALGLKIRARVKSMAIAGCDPSIMGYGPVPATKKALKRAGLNIEDMGVVELNEAFAAQSLPCAKDLGLLDVVDEKVNLNGGAIALGHPLGCSGSRISTTLINLMEAQDVKYGLATMCIGLGQGIATVFERP, from the coding sequence ATGAATAATGTAGTTGTTGTTGATTGCCTTCGCACCCCAATGGGACGTTCCAAAGGTGGAGCTTTCCGTCATACTCGTGCTGAAGATCTCTCTGCGCATTTGATGAAAGGAATTTTAGAACGCAACCCCGAAGTAAACCCTGTCGAAATTGAAGACATTTACTGGGGCTGTGTACAACAGACGCTAGAGCAAGGCTTTAACGTGGCACGTAATGCTGCGCTTTTAGCTGGTCTACCGATTGAGATTGGTGCAGTAACGGTCAACCGTTTATGTGGCTCATCTATGCAAGCTCTGCATGATGCAACCCGCTCAATCATGGTGGGCGATGCTGAAATCTGCTTGATTGGTGGTGTCGAACACATGGGGCATGTACCAATGAACCACGGTGTCGATTTCCATCCAGGCATGTCTAAGCACGTAGCAAAAGCAGCAGGAATGATGGGCTTAACGGCTGAGATGCTTGGCAAGATGCATGGCATCAGTCGTGAAGACCAAGATGCCTTCGCCGCTCGTTCACACGCTAGAGCACAAGCTGCAACAGTAGAAGGTCGCTTCAAAAACGAAATCCTACCAACAGAAGCTCACGCGGCAGATGGCTCTCTGTTCACTCTGGATTACGATGAAGTTATTCGCCCAGAAACTACGGTTGAAGGCTTGTCTCAGCTTCGCCCAGTATTTGACCCAGCTAACGGGACAGTAACAGCAGGCACTTCATCAGCACTGTCTGATGGTGCCTCTGCAATGCTTATCATGAGCGAAGAGAAAGCCAATGCACTTGGCCTTAAGATCCGCGCTCGCGTCAAGTCGATGGCTATCGCAGGTTGTGACCCTTCAATTATGGGTTACGGTCCAGTACCAGCAACTAAAAAAGCGCTAAAACGTGCCGGTCTGAACATTGAAGACATGGGAGTGGTTGAGCTAAACGAAGCATTCGCGGCTCAATCTCTTCCATGTGCTAAAGACCTAGGTCTATTGGATGTAGTTGACGAGAAAGTTAACCTTAACGGCGGTGCAATTGCACTCGGTCACCCACTGGGCTGTTCTGGTTCTCGTATCTCTACGACGCTAATCAACCTGATGGAAGCACAAGACGTGAAATACGGCTTGGCGACCATGTGTATTGGTTTAGGCCAAGGTATCGCAACGGTATTTGAACGCCCTTAG
- the tusA gene encoding sulfurtransferase TusA, with protein sequence MTFKPELATHTLEAEGLRCPEPVMMVRKTIRNMQDGDVLLVKADDPSTTRDIPSFCRFMDHQLVGQATEALPYQYLIRKGLEA encoded by the coding sequence ATGACATTCAAACCTGAACTGGCAACCCATACTTTAGAAGCTGAAGGCCTGCGTTGTCCGGAACCAGTAATGATGGTCAGGAAGACAATTAGAAACATGCAGGATGGCGATGTGTTACTGGTAAAAGCTGATGATCCTTCAACCACTCGTGACATCCCGAGTTTTTGTCGGTTTATGGATCATCAGTTGGTCGGCCAAGCGACTGAAGCTTTGCCGTACCAGTATTTGATCAGAAAGGGGTTGGAGGCGTAA
- a CDS encoding YigZ family protein, whose product MNEQPYLIPSASALFEEEIKKSVFITHLAHTPSVEAAKQFVELVKKEHSSARHNCWGFVAGRPEDSMLWGFSDDGEPSGTAGKPILAQLSGSGVGELTAVVTRYSGGIKLGTGGLVKAYGGGVQQALKLLQTIEKKITTKLRLELDYGFVPIAQSIMAQHQAVEVQADYGVQVELIIEIELLQVDSFTQTMINKSGAKALVTKVKDN is encoded by the coding sequence ATGAATGAACAGCCCTATTTAATACCGTCTGCGTCGGCTCTGTTTGAAGAAGAGATAAAAAAGAGCGTCTTTATTACTCATCTTGCTCATACTCCAAGTGTAGAAGCTGCCAAACAGTTCGTAGAGCTGGTTAAGAAGGAGCATTCTTCAGCGCGACATAATTGTTGGGGTTTTGTGGCGGGGCGACCTGAAGATTCAATGCTTTGGGGTTTTAGTGATGATGGTGAACCCTCTGGTACTGCGGGTAAGCCGATCTTGGCACAACTGTCTGGTTCTGGTGTCGGTGAGTTAACGGCTGTGGTGACTCGTTATTCAGGTGGAATTAAGCTTGGAACGGGTGGTTTGGTTAAGGCCTATGGTGGAGGAGTGCAACAAGCTCTCAAGCTGCTTCAAACAATCGAGAAAAAAATAACCACAAAATTACGGCTAGAGTTAGACTATGGTTTTGTGCCAATTGCGCAATCCATCATGGCTCAGCATCAAGCGGTTGAGGTCCAAGCGGATTATGGTGTTCAAGTTGAGCTTATTATTGAAATAGAGCTCCTGCAGGTAGATTCGTTTACCCAAACCATGATCAATAAAAGCGGTGCTAAGGCACTGGTAACGAAAGTCAAAGACAACTAG
- a CDS encoding LysR family transcriptional regulator, with product MELEDIYRRDLNLLVALKVLIEEGSVSQAAIRLNLSQSATSRILGRLRELLNDPLFTRQGQHLIPTKKALEISQRIDQPLESFRQLLSPSAFDPYYCSERFLIATTDYAMQTILPYALPKIYEQAPNISLEFAPLQHEHLFKQLSTEHVDMAICRPSGSIAPLHQEVLGPVGVSCLLSKNHPLADSSLSLDDYVSLPHAMIAISDGVKALLDNALANQQPRKMVLRAYHLEAALAIVDRMPLVITVPADLAYLVAERYDLVVKPLPFEFMPFDYSLIWHSRCDSSASQQWLRRVVKEECGELIQKRIADVGLG from the coding sequence GTGGAATTAGAAGACATCTATCGTAGAGACCTGAATTTATTGGTCGCTTTAAAGGTATTGATTGAAGAGGGCAGCGTTAGTCAGGCTGCGATTCGTCTTAACTTAAGCCAGTCGGCAACCAGCCGAATATTAGGGCGCTTAAGAGAGCTACTCAACGATCCCTTGTTTACACGTCAAGGTCAGCACCTTATTCCCACCAAAAAAGCACTCGAGATCAGCCAGCGCATTGATCAACCTTTAGAATCATTTCGCCAACTGCTTAGCCCTAGTGCTTTCGATCCTTACTATTGTAGTGAGCGTTTTTTAATTGCGACCACTGACTATGCGATGCAAACCATCTTGCCGTATGCATTGCCGAAAATTTATGAACAAGCGCCGAATATCTCTTTGGAGTTTGCTCCGTTGCAGCATGAGCATTTGTTTAAACAACTCAGTACCGAACATGTCGACATGGCGATTTGTCGCCCGAGTGGCAGCATTGCGCCACTTCATCAAGAAGTATTGGGACCAGTCGGCGTGTCGTGTTTGTTATCTAAAAATCACCCTTTGGCAGACAGTTCACTAAGCCTTGATGATTATGTCTCTTTGCCTCACGCGATGATCGCTATCAGTGATGGTGTTAAGGCTCTATTGGATAACGCCTTAGCCAATCAACAACCTCGTAAAATGGTATTGCGTGCGTACCACCTTGAAGCCGCATTGGCTATTGTCGATAGAATGCCACTCGTGATTACTGTTCCTGCCGATCTGGCTTACTTGGTCGCAGAGCGATATGACTTGGTCGTTAAGCCGCTGCCATTCGAGTTTATGCCATTTGATTACTCGTTGATTTGGCACTCACGCTGCGATTCTTCTGCCTCGCAACAGTGGTTGAGAAGAGTGGTGAAAGAGGAGTGTGGTGAGCTGATTCAAAAACGGATTGCGGACGTAGGTTTGGGTTAG
- the fadB gene encoding fatty acid oxidation complex subunit alpha FadB — MIYQANTLQVKELQDGIAELSFCAPASVNKLDLATLESLDKALDALNAHAGLRGLILTSNKDAFIVGADITEFLGLFAKPEAELDEWLRFANSIFSKLEDLPVPTLSMMRGHALGGGCECVLATDFRIGDKTTSIGLPETKLGIMPGFGGCVRLPRVIGADSAMEIITQGKACRADEALKIGLLDAIVDTDQLLDSAINTVSLAANEKIDWQLRRKQKTSALSLSKLEAMMSFTMAKGLVAQKTGPHYPAPMTSVIAIEEAARSDRDAALDIERKHFVKLAKSEEAKALVGLFLNDQYIKGLAKQAGKAANKATERAAVLGAGIMGGGIAYQSALKGVPVMMKDIAQASLDLGMNEASKLLNKRLSRGRLDGFKMAGILSSITPSLHYAGVEQSDVVVEAVVENPKVKAAVLSEVEGLVGEDTVLTSNTSTIPINLLAKSLKRPENFCGMHFFNPVHRMPLVEIIRGEHTSEETINRVVAYAAKMGKSPIVVNDSPGFFVNRVLFPYFGGFSMLLRDGADFTKIDKVMERKFGWPMGPAYLLDVVGLDTAHHAQAVMAQGFPERMGKEGRDAIDALYVAEKYGQKNGSGFYTYSVDKRGRPKKTFSEEILPILADVCQQPQDFDDQTIIQRVMIPMINEVVLCLEEGIIATPQEADMALVYGLGFPPFRGGVFRYLDSVGVSNFVEMAKSYQDLGAMYQVPQLLLDMAAKGESFYGGQQASSL, encoded by the coding sequence ATGATTTACCAAGCTAACACCCTACAGGTAAAGGAATTACAAGATGGTATTGCGGAATTAAGCTTCTGTGCTCCGGCCTCTGTAAACAAACTCGACCTTGCTACTTTAGAATCACTAGACAAAGCGTTAGACGCTCTAAATGCTCACGCAGGATTACGTGGTTTAATCTTAACTTCAAACAAAGACGCGTTCATTGTAGGCGCAGACATCACTGAATTTCTTGGCCTATTCGCTAAGCCAGAAGCAGAACTTGATGAGTGGTTAAGGTTCGCTAATTCAATCTTTAGTAAGCTCGAAGATCTTCCTGTACCAACTCTTTCAATGATGCGTGGCCATGCTCTTGGCGGCGGCTGTGAATGTGTCCTAGCAACCGACTTTCGTATCGGCGACAAGACCACCAGCATAGGTCTGCCAGAAACCAAACTCGGTATCATGCCTGGCTTTGGTGGCTGTGTGCGCCTGCCGCGTGTTATCGGCGCTGACAGCGCAATGGAAATTATCACGCAAGGCAAAGCATGCCGTGCTGATGAAGCGCTTAAGATTGGCTTGTTAGATGCGATTGTTGATACAGACCAACTACTAGACTCAGCAATTAATACTGTTTCTCTAGCTGCAAATGAAAAAATCGATTGGCAGCTACGCCGTAAACAAAAAACATCAGCGCTTTCACTAAGCAAACTAGAAGCGATGATGAGCTTTACCATGGCTAAGGGGTTAGTGGCTCAAAAAACAGGACCTCACTACCCAGCGCCGATGACTTCTGTGATTGCGATTGAAGAAGCAGCACGTAGCGATCGCGATGCAGCACTCGACATCGAACGTAAGCACTTCGTTAAGTTAGCAAAATCGGAAGAAGCAAAAGCATTAGTTGGCTTATTCCTGAATGACCAGTACATCAAAGGCCTAGCGAAACAAGCAGGTAAGGCAGCAAATAAAGCCACTGAACGCGCAGCGGTACTTGGCGCTGGCATCATGGGTGGCGGTATTGCTTACCAGTCAGCCTTGAAAGGCGTACCAGTGATGATGAAAGACATCGCACAAGCATCGCTTGATCTAGGTATGAACGAAGCCTCTAAGCTGTTGAATAAACGTTTATCACGCGGTCGCCTAGATGGATTCAAGATGGCTGGTATTCTGTCTTCTATTACTCCAAGCCTACATTATGCAGGTGTTGAGCAATCAGATGTGGTTGTGGAAGCGGTGGTAGAAAACCCGAAAGTAAAAGCAGCAGTACTGAGCGAAGTGGAAGGTTTGGTTGGTGAAGACACCGTTCTAACATCAAACACCTCTACGATTCCAATCAACCTGTTAGCGAAATCACTGAAGCGCCCAGAAAACTTCTGTGGCATGCACTTCTTTAACCCAGTACACCGCATGCCTTTGGTTGAGATCATCCGTGGCGAGCACACTTCAGAAGAGACAATCAATCGCGTTGTCGCTTACGCAGCGAAGATGGGTAAATCCCCTATCGTTGTTAACGACAGCCCTGGCTTCTTCGTTAACCGTGTACTTTTCCCTTACTTTGGCGGTTTCAGCATGTTGCTACGTGACGGCGCTGACTTCACCAAGATCGATAAAGTCATGGAACGTAAGTTCGGTTGGCCAATGGGCCCTGCTTACTTGCTAGACGTTGTAGGCTTAGACACCGCACACCATGCACAAGCAGTGATGGCGCAAGGTTTCCCTGAGCGTATGGGTAAAGAAGGCCGTGATGCCATTGATGCGCTTTACGTCGCTGAAAAATACGGTCAGAAGAACGGCAGCGGTTTCTACACGTACAGCGTAGACAAACGTGGTCGTCCTAAGAAGACTTTCTCTGAAGAGATTCTTCCTATCTTGGCTGACGTATGCCAACAGCCACAAGATTTTGATGACCAGACAATTATCCAACGTGTGATGATTCCGATGATCAACGAAGTGGTACTTTGTTTAGAAGAAGGCATCATCGCGACACCGCAAGAAGCGGATATGGCACTGGTTTACGGTTTAGGCTTCCCTCCATTCAGAGGCGGCGTATTCCGTTACTTAGACAGTGTGGGGGTTAGTAATTTCGTTGAAATGGCGAAAAGCTACCAGGACTTAGGTGCAATGTACCAAGTTCCTCAACTATTGCTTGATATGGCAGCGAAAGGCGAAAGCTTTTACGGCGGTCAACAAGCAAGCTCTCTGTAA
- the glyS gene encoding glycine--tRNA ligase subunit beta encodes MAKNFLIELGTEELPPTALRSLAEAFAANFEAGLKTAELSHEGVKWYAAPRRLALKVTALAEGQADKVVEKRGPAISVAFDAEGNATKAAQGWARGNGITVEQADRLKTDKGEWLLFKQEVAGKPVQELVMDIAAKALAGLPIPKAMRWGNSDIQFIRPVKTLTVLLGDELVEGEILGVASARTIRGHRFMGEQEFTIDSADQYPAILEERGKVMADYEARKAIILADSQKAAAAVGGKADLEDDLVEEVTSLVEWPVVLTAKFEEEFLKVPSEALVYTMKGDQKYFPVYDENKKLLPNFIFVSNIESKEPRHVIEGNEKVVRPRLADAEFFFNTDRKRPLIDRLPELDQAIFQKQLGTIKDKTDRITELAGYIAEQIDADVEKSKRAGLLAKCDLMTSMVFEFTDTQGVMGMHYATHDGEDEQVALALYEQYMPRFAGDDLPSTGISSAVAMADKLDTIVGIFGIGQAPKGSDPFALRRASLGVLRIIVENGYNLDLTDLIGKAKELLGDKLTNDNVEADVIDFMLGRFRAWYQDAGFSVDIIQAVLARRPTKPADFDQRVKAVSHFRELEAAEALAAANKRVGNILAKFDGELPADIDLTLLQEDAEKALAENVEVMTEALEPAFATGNYQEALSKLADLREPVDAFFDNVMVMADDEALKKNRLTLLNNLRNLFLQIADISLLQK; translated from the coding sequence ATGGCGAAGAATTTTCTAATTGAACTGGGTACGGAAGAGCTTCCACCAACGGCACTTCGTTCTCTAGCAGAAGCCTTTGCTGCTAACTTTGAAGCGGGTCTTAAAACAGCTGAGCTTTCTCACGAAGGCGTGAAATGGTATGCAGCACCTCGCCGCCTTGCACTTAAAGTAACAGCACTGGCTGAAGGCCAAGCGGACAAAGTGGTTGAAAAGCGTGGCCCTGCAATCTCAGTAGCATTCGATGCGGAAGGCAACGCAACGAAAGCGGCACAAGGCTGGGCTCGCGGTAACGGTATCACTGTTGAACAAGCTGACCGTCTGAAAACAGACAAAGGCGAGTGGCTTCTTTTCAAACAAGAAGTAGCTGGCAAACCAGTTCAAGAATTGGTGATGGACATCGCTGCGAAAGCACTGGCTGGCCTACCAATTCCTAAAGCAATGCGCTGGGGTAACTCAGACATTCAATTTATCCGTCCAGTAAAAACACTGACAGTACTACTAGGTGATGAGCTTGTTGAAGGCGAAATCCTAGGCGTAGCATCTGCTCGTACTATCCGTGGCCACCGTTTCATGGGCGAACAAGAGTTCACAATCGACTCTGCTGACCAATACCCTGCGATCCTAGAAGAGCGCGGTAAAGTAATGGCGGATTACGAAGCGCGTAAAGCGATCATCCTTGCTGACTCTCAAAAAGCGGCAGCAGCGGTTGGCGGTAAAGCTGACCTAGAAGATGACCTTGTTGAAGAAGTAACGTCTCTGGTTGAATGGCCAGTAGTACTTACAGCGAAGTTTGAAGAAGAGTTCCTAAAAGTACCTTCTGAAGCTTTGGTTTACACCATGAAAGGTGACCAAAAGTACTTCCCTGTTTACGACGAAAACAAGAAGCTACTTCCTAACTTTATCTTCGTATCAAACATCGAGTCTAAAGAGCCTCGTCACGTTATCGAAGGTAACGAGAAAGTGGTACGTCCACGTCTTGCTGATGCTGAGTTCTTCTTCAACACAGACCGTAAGCGTCCGCTGATCGACCGTCTTCCCGAGCTAGACCAAGCTATCTTCCAGAAGCAGCTTGGTACTATTAAGGACAAAACAGACCGCATCACAGAACTTGCTGGCTACATCGCTGAGCAAATCGATGCTGACGTTGAGAAGTCTAAGCGCGCAGGCCTACTGGCTAAGTGTGACCTAATGACATCTATGGTATTCGAATTCACGGATACACAAGGTGTAATGGGCATGCACTACGCGACTCACGATGGTGAAGACGAGCAAGTTGCACTGGCACTTTACGAGCAGTACATGCCTCGTTTCGCTGGTGACGACCTACCAAGCACGGGGATCTCTTCAGCAGTTGCAATGGCAGACAAGCTAGACACTATCGTAGGTATCTTCGGTATTGGCCAAGCACCAAAAGGTTCTGACCCATTCGCTCTACGTCGTGCATCACTAGGTGTACTACGTATCATCGTTGAAAACGGCTACAACCTAGACTTAACGGATCTGATCGGTAAAGCGAAAGAGCTACTAGGCGACAAGCTGACTAACGACAACGTAGAAGCTGACGTTATCGACTTCATGCTAGGTCGTTTCCGCGCATGGTACCAAGATGCTGGTTTCAGCGTTGATATCATTCAAGCGGTACTAGCACGTCGTCCAACTAAGCCAGCTGACTTTGACCAACGTGTTAAAGCGGTTTCTCACTTCCGTGAACTGGAAGCAGCAGAAGCACTAGCAGCAGCGAACAAACGTGTAGGTAACATCCTTGCGAAATTCGATGGCGAACTACCAGCTGACATCGACCTAACGCTTCTTCAAGAAGACGCAGAGAAAGCACTGGCTGAAAACGTGGAAGTAATGACGGAAGCACTAGAACCAGCATTCGCTACAGGCAACTACCAAGAAGCCCTAAGCAAGCTTGCTGATCTACGTGAACCGGTTGATGCATTCTTCGATAACGTAATGGTGATGGCTGATGACGAAGCGCTTAAGAAGAACCGTCTAACGCTACTGAACAACCTACGTAACCTGTTCCTACAGATTGCTGACATCTCTCTACTGCAAAAATAA
- the glyQ gene encoding glycine--tRNA ligase subunit alpha → MQKYDIKTFQGMILALQDYWAQNGCTIVQPLDMEVGAGTSHPMTCLRALGPEPMSTAYVQPSRRPTDGRYGENPNRLQHYYQFQVALKPSPDNIQELYLGSLEVLGVDPLVHDIRFVEDNWENPTLGAWGLGWEVWLNGMEVTQFTYFQQVGGLECKPVTGEITYGIERLAMYIQEVDSVYDLVWNVAPDGSNVTYGDIFHQNEVEQSTYNFEHADVDFLFTFFDQCEKECKELLELEKPLPLPAYERILKAGHAFNILDARKAISVTERQRYILRIRNLTKAVAEAYYASREALGFPMCKKTNEEK, encoded by the coding sequence ATGCAAAAATACGATATCAAAACCTTCCAGGGAATGATCCTCGCGCTGCAGGATTACTGGGCACAAAACGGTTGTACCATTGTTCAACCACTAGATATGGAAGTAGGTGCTGGCACATCTCACCCAATGACATGTCTACGTGCACTTGGCCCAGAGCCAATGTCTACAGCTTACGTACAACCTTCACGTCGTCCTACTGATGGCCGTTACGGTGAAAACCCTAACCGTCTTCAGCACTACTACCAATTCCAAGTAGCGCTAAAACCATCGCCAGACAATATCCAAGAGTTGTACCTAGGCTCACTAGAGGTTCTTGGTGTTGACCCACTTGTTCACGACATTCGCTTCGTTGAAGATAACTGGGAAAACCCAACACTAGGCGCATGGGGCCTTGGTTGGGAAGTATGGCTAAACGGCATGGAAGTCACTCAGTTTACTTACTTTCAACAGGTTGGCGGACTTGAGTGTAAACCTGTTACCGGCGAGATCACTTACGGTATCGAGCGTCTAGCAATGTACATCCAGGAAGTAGACTCAGTTTACGACCTAGTATGGAACGTAGCACCAGACGGTTCTAACGTGACTTACGGTGACATCTTCCACCAAAACGAAGTTGAGCAATCAACGTACAACTTCGAGCACGCAGACGTAGATTTCCTATTCACTTTCTTCGACCAGTGCGAAAAAGAGTGTAAAGAATTACTTGAGCTTGAGAAGCCACTGCCGCTTCCAGCTTACGAGCGCATTCTAAAAGCAGGTCACGCATTCAACATCCTTGATGCGCGCAAAGCTATCTCTGTAACAGAGCGTCAACGTTACATCCTTCGTATCCGCAACCTGACTAAAGCTGTTGCAGAGGCGTACTACGCGTCACGAGAAGCGCTTGGCTTCCCGATGTGTAAAAAGACAAACGAGGAGAAGTAA
- a CDS encoding TMEM165/GDT1 family protein codes for MSVLAISITTVALAEIGDKTQLLSLLLASRYRKPIPIIAAIFFATIANHALAAWLGVVVADYLSPEVLKWVLVVSFIAMAGWILIPDKLDDDEQISNRGPFVASFIAFFIAEIGDKTQIATSILGAQYSDALTWVILGTTIGMLLANVPVVIIGKLSADKMPLDLIRKITALLFVGLAIAAAFY; via the coding sequence GTGAGCGTTTTAGCAATTTCAATTACAACTGTCGCCTTAGCCGAGATCGGTGATAAGACTCAGTTGCTCTCTCTTTTATTAGCCAGTCGATATCGCAAGCCGATACCTATCATCGCGGCTATCTTCTTTGCCACCATTGCCAATCATGCTCTTGCTGCATGGCTCGGGGTTGTGGTCGCCGATTATTTATCTCCCGAAGTTCTTAAATGGGTGCTGGTGGTCAGTTTCATTGCGATGGCGGGCTGGATTTTGATTCCGGATAAGTTGGATGACGATGAGCAGATCTCAAACCGAGGCCCATTTGTCGCCAGTTTTATCGCTTTCTTTATTGCTGAGATTGGTGATAAAACCCAGATTGCGACCTCCATTCTAGGGGCGCAATATTCGGATGCATTAACGTGGGTGATCTTGGGTACTACGATTGGCATGTTGTTGGCGAATGTGCCTGTGGTGATCATCGGTAAGCTATCCGCTGACAAGATGCCTCTTGATCTGATTCGTAAGATCACAGCCTTGTTATTCGTCGGTTTGGCTATCGCTGCTGCGTTCTATTAA